One window of Scheffersomyces stipitis CBS 6054 chromosome 1, whole genome shotgun sequence genomic DNA carries:
- a CDS encoding predicted protein gives TFPVLLQFGDEGFNFPDLVPSVQKQVNSELNELTSKNVQVRLIDNLQNGTTLNKKDVFTVELLHSTDNSAALDSIELKAYVYYTLKSIHSNDLPYYITQVILFHLLQPELTL, from the coding sequence ACATTTCCAGTTCTACTACAATTTGGAGACGAGGGTTTCAACTTCCCTGATTTGGTACCTTCAGTACAAAAACAGGTAAATAGCGAACTAAATGAGTTGACCTCGAAGAATGTACAAGTTCGATTGATAGATAATTTACAAAATGGCACTACcctcaacaagaaagatgTCTTCACAGTTGAATTGCTCCACTCAACTGATAATAGTGCTGCATTAGACTCAATTGAACTTAAAGCATACGTATACTACACATTGAAGTCTATTCATTCGAACGACTTGCCCTACTATATTACACAAGTAATACTTTTCCATTTATTGCAGCCGGAATTGACATTA
- the TAF11 gene encoding Transcription initiation factor TFIID subunit 11 (TBP-associated factor 11) (TBP-associated factor 40 kDa) (P40) (TAFII-40) (TAFII40) translates to MRYVESPEKQISNDEEYNSDVSLDEEDEELIWRVFYNTFEKNNHSHVDSPTDLYDDNEATSGEDYDEDEDDISDLSDIDDPNLIARFKDLKQNKIDKDMSDEDRKRLLIANFTDEQMERFEAYRRMTVNKPGIKKICNGVLGHSIPQNIAVVLAGISKSFLGEIISKAFEMQDRDYKSKLILDIDAKKRLKREILASLERGQEIEVDDRRLQFEGDKIKPLQPNYIREAWRLYKLENSSIPNSQWRRQGDSDGKFFR, encoded by the coding sequence ATGCGATATGTCGAACTGCCAGAGAAGCAAATTTCAAACGATGAAGAGTACAATAGTGATGTTAGCTTAGAcgaggaagatgaagagttgatttGGAGAGTGTTCTATAACACTTTCGAAAAAAACAATCACTCACATGTAGACAGCCCCACGGATCTTTATGATGATAACGAAGCTACCAGTGGCGAGGACtacgatgaagatgaagacgatatCAGCGATCTATCGGATATAGATGACCCCAATCTAATTGCTAGattcaaagacttgaagcaGAATAAGATAGACAAAGATATGAGTGACGAAGACAGAAAGAGACTACTTATTGCGAACTTTACAGATGAACAAATGGAGAGATTTGAAGCGTACAGAAGAATGACAGTAAATAAACCTGGCATAAAAAAGATATGTAATGGAGTTCTTGGGCATTCAATACCACAGAACATTGCGGTGGTATTGGCTGGTATATCTAAACTGTTCTTGGGCGAGATAATAAGCAAAGCGTTTGAAATGCAAGACAGGGATTACAAATCGAAATTAATACTAGATATAGATGCAAAAAAGAGACTTAAAAGGGAAATTCTAGCAAGCTTGGAAAGAGGCCAAGAAatagaagttgatgatAGAAGATTGCAATTTGAGGGTGACAAAATAAAGCCTCTTCAACCAAACTATATACGAGAAGCCTGGAGACTTTATAAGTTGGAAAACAGCAGTATTCCTAATTCTCAGTGGAGAAGACAAGGTGATTCTGATGGAAAATTCTTCCGTTGA
- the HAP1.3 gene encoding CYP1/HAP1-like protein (Zinc finger transcription factor involved in the complex regulation of gene expression in response to levels of heme and oxygen In S. cerevisiae the S288C sequence differs from other strain backgrounds due to a Ty1 insertion in the carboxy terminus. Note that in P. stipitis CBS 6054 an insertional element also follows this sequence.), which yields MPAQPKKRKRLPLSCDNCRKKKAKCDRNFPCSNCIKLSISHTCIYSSPDHINHTKSVTSVFNNESLPVHKTSSSVHSELYLLKSRLNDLETSITNTPVQPRLLYSSDGLSQADIFIESDNGLAKSNKDLLVNILPYDSEDETINFYFSEEDGSRVSRQPLPFIFLSKRDPGAKFFWLIKKERKTKTNIKEIYQFMNRTGELEEMKQMAKVKFGGRYIKALEDGYSIQDVKESLSIYGKELGLSFHTADISELSLEQKIAAIIPDSVASCKYLTSFFEYLYPFFPIVDEMSFRSDLTRILGDSADGSVNKTLIHIEKRTDHAVLSSYLYIIRLTYLLWFTNDKKYKYGLPGDVSSSYSRERQVAMDNPVPLEAATLAQECIDQCNLTRKPQLAVLQALIFSRVYDKFAPEIGEKFKGQETQLLDGIIMNLAIALNLNRDPDYALEKQEDNMKNLKRKIWHTILFIDLIDTMIYGTTLSADRDHNYDMKIPYYKEGNENIVDVQLEKDVIKSIACFRPLILSMDRIAKRLFDVKQRVKISIILDEIRDLEMLTVRIFGRFKCFLKPDFSNSDSFVIQEMYYYLNIKAFLVTIYFYFHIHFHEKGNPDLEFFYHKKVFTTLFYELAELSNLQTSVNNRTFGRAVTLILSPVISRIDHISCMVASSFCVRLTATLRQRMETIDSQNAQFTSKELAQDLLQMSLISARNSLARLSTTSIRYFHSWKINKVHLFGINLVRETSMYECSNSSVTKCAKFNYTNQQ from the coding sequence ATGCCCGCACAgccgaagaaaagaaagagactACCTTTGAGCTGCGATAATTGtcgaaagaagaaagcgaAATGTGATAGGAATTTTCCTTGTTCAAACTGTATCAAGTTAAGCATATCTCATACTTGCATTTACAGCTCTCCAGATCACATCAATCATACAAAATCTGTCACTTCGGTGTTTAATAACGAGAGCTTACCTGTTCACAAAACTAGCTCTTCCGTTCACAGTGAATTGTATTTATTGAAATCAAGACTAAATGATCTTGAGACTTCAATTACAAATACACCTGTGCAGCCAAGATTGTTATACTCTTCTGATGGACTTAGTCAAGCCGACATATTTATTGAATCAGATAATGGCCTTGCTAAGTCCAATAAGGACTTGCTCGTAAATATCTTACCTTAtgattcagaagatgagACAATTAACTTTTACTTCAGCGAGGAAGATGGCTCGCGAGTTTCAAGACAACCCTTGCCCTTCATTTTCTTACTGAAGAGAGATCCCGGAGCTAAGTTCTTTTGGCTCATtaagaaagaaaggaaaaccaAGACAAACATAAAGGAGATTTACCAGTTTATGAATAGGACTGGGgagcttgaagaaatgaaacaaATGGCTAAAGTGAAATTTGGAGGTCGATACATCAAAGCGCTAGAAGACGGTTACTCAATTCAAGACGTAAAAGAATCATTGTCAATTTATGGAAAAGAACTAGGATTAAGCTTTCATACTGCTGACATCAGTGAATTGAGTTTGGAACAAAAGATAGCCGCCATCATTCCCGACCTGGTGGCTTCATGCAAATACCTCACTTCattttttgaatatttgTATCCGTTCTTTCccattgttgatgaaatgaGTTTCCGCTCGGATTTGACTCGAATACTTGGTGATCTGGCTGATGGCTCAGTGAACAAAACATTGATACATATAGAGAAAAGAACTGATCATGCAGTTCTCTCATCATATTTGTATATCATCCGTTTGACTTATTTGTTATGGTTTACAAACGACAAAAAATACAAATATGGCCTACCGGGTGATGTTTCTCTGTCCTattcaagagaaagacaagTTGCAATGGATAATCCGGTTCCGTTGGAAGCAGCAACACTAGCTCAAGAGTGTATTGACCAATGCAATTTAACAAGAAAACCTCAACTTGCCGTGTTACAAGCATTAATTTTTTCTAGGGTATATGATAAATTCGCTCCTGAAATAGGAGAAAAATTCAAAGGACAAGAGACGCAACTATTGGATGGGATAATAATGAATTTGGCTATTGCACTAAACCTTAATAGAGATCCAGACTATGCTCTAGAAAAACAGGAAGacaatatgaaaaatttgaaaaggaaaatatGGCACACCATTCTTTTTATTGATCTCATTGACACGATGATATATGGGACAACTTTATCTGCTGACCGAGATCACAATTACGATATGAAGATTCCATACTACAAAGAAGGGAATGAAAATATTGTTGAcgttcaacttgaaaagGATGTGATTAAATCGATTGCATGCTTTAGACCTTTAATACTCAGTATGGACAGAATCGCTAAAAGATTATTCGATGTTAAACAGAgagtgaaaatttcaataattTTGGATGAAATAAGAGATTTGGAAATGCTTACAGTGAGAATATTCGGAAGATTCAAATGTTTCTTGAAACCggacttttccaattctgatTCATTTGTGATACAAGAAATGTATTACTATTTGAACATAAAGGCATTTCTAGTAACCATTTATTTCtattttcatattcatttTCACGAGAAGGGTAATCCTGACCTCGAATTCTTCTACCATAAGAAGGTATTTACTACACTATTCTATGAATTAGCAGAATTATCCAATTTGCAAACATCTGTTAATAATAGGACTTTTGGAAGGGCTGTGACGCTAATCTTATCACCTGTCATTAGTAGGATAGATCACATATCTTGCATGGTTGCATCTTCATTCTGCGTTCGCTTAACAGCCACTCTAAGGCAAAGAATGGAAACAATAGACTCACAGAATGCTCAGTTTACCTCAAAAGAATTGGCACAAGATTTGCTTCAGATGTCATTAATTAGCGCAAGAAATTCGCTTGCAAGGCTCTCGACCACTAGTATTCGGTACTTCCATTCTTGGAAAATCAACAAAGTACATCTTTTTGGAATTAATCTAGTAAGGGAAACACTGATGTATGAGTGTAGCAATAGTTCCGTTACAAAATGTGCCAAGTTCAATTACACTAATCAGCAA